A genomic region of Paramormyrops kingsleyae isolate MSU_618 chromosome 19, PKINGS_0.4, whole genome shotgun sequence contains the following coding sequences:
- the esco2 gene encoding N-acetyltransferase ESCO2, protein MLPYGTARKRKHSSTGSASTRVKRQVVGRGTPPRRRSPLLPQSPVGETVIGHGQNKQNYHSHKIMASPRRMGSSPLAPRILYGDSPPKGSPKIASPVKPAMGTRSFYSKKKALYLTPLERKLISETKPAISQTNASLTSPLRSVTTQRTKTVPKVTKRISARGQKNNIRGYMSSPGIGRSSNVQADLPVESTTSLPPIIFGSLKAKVKPKLIVGAAFFISGKRAITMHKKAMLKHSKLQRTAKVEKRPVPLPAEEQGKDPRGGFTAATNVPEMKPQELPPKVTTKRVSFGDPMKFTGIVKENLEMFEPGTSEVQSTVTQLQKHRITKEVKIVLSRTVTPTSSESSLSDMSTPDTSTEMASDTVFDLSNVTSACSKSVSVSPSVYPIFGSRRPQKKRSISSPMNCSTPSALSASIRQRTTKKKHLERQSFDQLIIDAGQKQFGAMTCSSCGMIYSADSLEDNFQHTQFHQRFLDSIKFVGWKKERVVAEFWDGKIVLVLPDDPKYAVRKAEDIRQLADNELGFQQISLSSPTQAKTYLFVNNERMIVGCLIVEHIKQAFRVIDQLGHTEDVTKRDFMDHHRAWCCSTTPVKAICGVSRIWVFSLTRRQGIATRLVDSARKSFIYGIHLDKEEVAFSDPTPDGKLFATKYCGTPEFLVYNFIC, encoded by the exons ATGTTGCCTTACGGTACAGCCAGAAAGAGAAAGCACAGTTCCACTGGCTCTGCGAG CACTCGGGTGAAGAGGCAGGTTGTGGGACGAGGCACCCCTCCCAGAAGGAGATCCCCTCTGCTCCCCCAGTCTCCTGTAGGAGAAACAGTAATCGGACATGGCCAGAATAAGCAGAATTACCATTCTCATAAAATAATGGCATCACCCAGAAGAATGGGAAGTTCACCTCTTGCCCCCAGGATACTATATGGTGACTCTCCACCGAAGGGCTCGCCCAAGATTGCCTCACCCGTCAAACCTGCCATGGGTACAAGATCGTTTTATAGCAAGAAGAAAGCACTGTACTTGACGCCCCTAGAGAGGAAGCTGATAAGTGAAACAAAACCTGCCATCAGCCAAACAAACGCAAGCCTCACCAGCCCCCTAAGATCCGTGACCACACAGAGGACGAAAACAGTCCCAAAGGTTACCAAACGGATTTCTGCCCGGGGACAGAAAAATAACATTAGGGGATATATGAGCTCCCCCGGGATAGGGAGGAGTTCTAATGTCCAAGCTGATCTTCCAGTAGAAAGTACCACTTCCCTGCCTCCCATAATATTTGGAAGTCTGAAAGCTAAAGTCAAGCCGAAGCTCATTGTGGGAGCAGCATTCTTCATCAGTGGGAAGAGAGCCATAACCATGCACAAAAAAGCCATGCTAAAGCACTCGAAATTGCAGCGGACTGCTAAGGTTGAGAAACGTCCTGTTCCCTTACCTGCAGAAGAGCAGGGGAAAGATCCTCGTGGTGGTTTCACGGCTGCGACGAATGTTCCGGAGATGAAGCCGCAAGAGCTTCCACCAAAAGTCACCACCAAGCGTGTAAGCTTTGGAGATCCTATGAAGTTCACAGGCATTGTGAAGGAGAACCTGGAGATGTTCGAGCCAGGAACATCTGAAGTGCAATCTACTGTTACACAGTTACAGAAGCACAGGATCACAAAGGAAGTGAAGATTGTTCTTAGCAGGACTGTAACTCCCACTAGTTCAGAGTCCTCCCTTTCTGATATGAGTACTCCG gaTACTTCCACAGAAATGGCATCTGACACAGTCTTTGATCTCAGCAATGTTACCTCTGCATGTTCAAAGTCTGTTTCAG TTTCTCCAAGTGTGTACCCCATCTTTGGTTCCAGAAG GCCCCAGAAGAAGAGAAGCATCTCCTCCCCTATGAACTGCAGCACCCCATCTGCCCTCTCTGCGTCCATTCGGCAGAGGACCACGAAGAAGAAGCACCTGGAAAGGCAGTCATTTGACCAGCTTATTATT GATGCTGGCCAGAAGCAGTTTGGTGCCATGACGTGTTCATCCTGTGGAATGATCTATAGTGCTGACAGCCTGGAAGACAACTTTCAGCATACGCAGTTTCACCAGCGCTTCCTGGACAGCATTAAGTTTGTG GGTTGGAAAAAGGAGCGAGTAGTCGCTGAATTTTGGGATGGAAAAATAGTTCTAGTTCTCCCGGATGATCCTAAATACGCCGTCAGGAAG GCAGAGGATATCAGGCAGCTGGCTGACAATGAGCTAGGGTTCCAACAAATATCCCTCAGCTCTCCCACCCAAGCAAAGACATACCTTTTTGTCAACAACGAGCGGATGATTGTTGGCTGCCTCATCGTGGAGCACATCAAACAG GCCTTCAGGGTAATAGACCAGTTGGGCCACACTGAAGATGTGACCAAGCGTGACTTCATGGACCACCACAGGGCCTGGTGTTGCTCCACCACGCCAGTGAAGGCCATCTGTGGAGTCAGCCGTATTTGGGTCTTCAGCCTGACAAGGCGGCAGGGAATCGCAACACGCTTGGTAGATTCTGCCAG GAAATCCTTCATCTATGGGATACACCTTGATAAAGAGGAAGTTGCCTTCTCTGACCCTACACCAGATGGCAAACTTTTTGCCACAAAGTATTGCGGAACTCCTGAATTTTTGGTGTACAACTTCATTTGCTAA
- the ccdc25 gene encoding coiled-coil domain-containing protein 25, whose product MVFYFTSAVVTPPYTIYMGKDKYENEDLIKYGWPEDIWFHVDKLSSAHVYLRMPKGTTIEDIPKEVLVDCVQLVKNNSIQGCKMNNINIVYTPWSNLKKTADMDVGQIGFHRQKEVKVVAVEKKINEIVNRLEKTKEERYPDLAAEKESRDREERAEKKAQIQELKKKEKEDVKKKKEMDELRSYSSLMKSDNMTTNEDGNDSDDFM is encoded by the exons ATGGTGTTTTATTTCACGAGTGCAG TTGTGACACCACCTTACACTATATATATGGGAAAAGACAAATATGAAA ATGAAGATCTTATTAAATATGGATGGCCCGAAGATATTTG GTTTCACGTGGATAAGCTGTCATCTGCCCATGTCTACTTGAGAATGCCGAAG GGGACAACAATAGAGGACATACCTAAGGAGGTCCTCGTCGATTGTGTGCAGCTTGTGAAAAACAACAGCATCCAAG GGTGCAAAATGAACAATATTAATATTGTTTACACGCCGTGGAGCAACCTGAAGAAGACAGCGGATATGGACGTGGGTCAGATAGGCTTTCACCGGCAGAAGGAG GTTAAAGTTGTAGCAGTGGAAAAGAAAATCAACGAGATTGTGAACCGGCTGGAGAAGACGAAAGAGGAGCGATACCCAGACCTAGCGGCCGAGAAGGAATCTCGGGACAGGGAGGAGAGAGCTGAGAAGAAAGCACAGATCCAGGAGTTAAAaaagaaggagaaggaggatgTGAAGAAGAAGAAAGAGATGGATGAGCTGAG GAGTTACTCGTCTCTTATGAAAAGTGACAACATGACGACGAATGAG GATGGCAATGATTCTGACGACTTCATGTAG
- the pbk gene encoding lymphokine-activated killer T-cell-originated protein kinase homolog: MESPFKTPCKQASGSRGYAGSLGTPVTIPASPFMQKLGCGTGVNVYLMNRVGKKPHSPWAVKKISSKCVKTKQNIYQKRLCEEAEILKDLHHPNIIGFRALTTAKDGSQCLAMEYGGERSLNDLIEQRREEGLKAFPVASIEKVALHVARGLRYLHNEKKILHGDIKSGNVVIKGDFETVKICDVGVSLHLDEKLKALDPKADYIGTEPWNPKEAIEGGIITDKADIFAYGLTLWEMMTLSIPHLEVLDSEGDTDSSFDEGDFDEDGYYERLGTRPPLDAESLGGAYQRMVELFCLCTAEDPAKRPSATQIVQVLEANMEAAD, encoded by the exons ATGGAAAGTCCATTTAAGACCCCATGCAAGCAAGCCTCTGGGAGCCGTGGTTACG CTGGATCTCTCGGGACCCCTGTCACCATCCCTGCTTCTCCTTTCATGCAGAAATTGGGCTGTGGAACTGGGGTCAATGTATATCTCATGAACAG GGTTGGAAAAAAGCCGCATTCACCCTGGGCCGTAAAGAAGATAAGCAGCAAGTGTGTTAAGACAAAGCAGAACATATACCAGAAGCGGCTTTGTGAAGAGGCTGAGATTTTAAAGGATCTTCATCACCCAAACATTATTG GGTTCCGGGCTTTAACCACGGCTAAAGACGGCTCTCAGTGTCTGGCCATGGAGTACGGCGGAGAGCGCTCTCTGAACGACCTGATAGAGCAGAGGAGAGAAGAGGGCCTGAAAGCATTTCCAGTGGCCAGCATCGAGAAGGTGGCCTTGCACGTGGCTCGGGGTCTCCGG TATCTTCACAATGAGAAAAAGATTTTGCACGGAGACATCAAGTCTGGCAATGTGGTCATCAAAGGTGACTTTGAAACGGTGAAAATCTGCGACGTGGGTGTTTCCCTTCACCTGGATGAGAAGCTGAAAG CACTTGACCCCAAAGCGGATTACATTGGAACGGAACCCTGGAATCCCAAGGAGGCTATAGAAGGGGGGATCATCACAGACAAGGCTGACATCTTCGCTTACGGCCTGACGCTGTGGGAGATGATGACACTGTCCATACCACACTTGGAGGTGCTGGATAGCGAGGGGGATACAG ATTCTTCTTTTGATGAGGGCGACTTCGACGAGGACGGGTATTACGAGAGGCTGGGAACACGGCCGCCCCTGGATGCCGAAAGCCTGGGAGGGGCCTACCAGCGAATGGTGGAGCTCTTCTGCCTGTGCACTGCCGAAGACCCAGCCAAGCGGCCCTCTGCCACCCAGATCGTGCAGGTGCTGGAGGCTAACATGGAGGCCGCCGATTAA